One region of Astyanax mexicanus isolate ESR-SI-001 unplaced genomic scaffold, AstMex3_surface scaffold_41, whole genome shotgun sequence genomic DNA includes:
- the LOC111193562 gene encoding transcription factor AP-2-alpha isoform X3 gives MRRRKNVKRRRVEVPTTTNVEKGSERAQEPQAQVQSSPNLGKGIEQEPVQEPQAQVQSSPNLGKGIEQEPVQEPQAQVQSSPNLGKGIEQEPVQEPQAQVQSSPNLRKGIEQEPVQEPQAQSCIGGDRPVNFLPTEKVFMVESLLKSSNFREKRRYRVSLDEIQRRIGPPEFLSLNGLVSYLRTAKSNKDSLKGELEAAGIIPPPVTRLTSMCSKLTEDEADDLAVDLGKLASRHIDFQSAAETQQSSQDKATDLLKAKSVQEFLGQTKNVLAPFMSRYNTVTHGLGPKTFEVSVQILEAYLRQVIRQLTEES, from the exons ATGCGTCGTAGAAAGAATGTAAAGAGACGTAGAGTAGAG GTCCCAACCACTACAAACGTGGAGAAAGGTTCTGAGCGAGCACAAGAACCACAAGCTCAG GTCCAATCCAGTCCAAATCTCGGGAAAGGTATCGAACAAGAGCCTGTACAAGAACCACAAGCTCAG GTCCAATCCAGTCCAAATCTCGGGAAAGGTATCGAACAAGAGCCTGTGCAAGAACCACAAGCTCAG GTCCAATCCAGTCCAAATCTCGGGAAAGGTATCGAACAAGAGCCTGTACAAGAACCACAAGCTCAG GTCCAATCCAGTCCAAATCTCAGGAAAGGTATCGAACAAGAGCCTGTGCAAGAACCACAAGCTCAG TCCTGTATAGGTGGAGACAGGCCAGTTAATTTCTTACCCACTGAAAAAGTCTTCATGGTGGAATCCCTCCTGAAATCAAGCAATTTCAGAGAAAAAAGAAG GTATCGCGTCAGCCTGGATGAAATTCAGCGTCGCATTGGTCCCCCAGAGTTTCTGTCTTTAAATGGGCTTGTGTCATATCTGCGGACAGCAAAATCCAATAAAGACTCCCTGAAAGGGGAACTGGAAGCTGCTGGTATAATCCCTCCCCCAGTGACCCGTCTCACATCCATGTGTTCAAAATTAACAGAAG ATGAAGCTGATGACCTAGCTGTGGACCTGGGAAAGCTTGCCAGTAGGCATATAGATTTCCAGTCAGCTGCTGAAACGCAGCAATCTTCACAGGACAAGGCAACAGATCTCCTGAAAGCAAAGTCTGTTCa GGAGTTCTTAGGACAAACCAAAAATGTCTTGGCTCCGTTCATGAGTCGGTACAACACAGTGACTCATGGACTGGGGCCAAAGACATTTGAGGTCTCTGTTCAAATTCTGGAGGCGTACCTACGTCAAGTCATACGGCAGCTTACAGAAGAAAGTTAA